One Streptomyces sp. RPA4-2 genomic window carries:
- a CDS encoding ABC transporter ATP-binding protein, with protein MAGQRGWARRLAGYAWRYPKDVLLALGSALGGMAVLAVVPLITKVIIDDVVGNHTRSMAPWAGALIAAAVVVYVLTYIRRYYGGRLALDVQHDLRTEMYDTITRLDGRRQDELSTGQVVGRATSDLQLIQGLLFMLPMTIGNVLLFVISLGIMAWLSLPLTLVALAVAPALWFVAKRSRSRLHPATWYAQAQAAAVAGVVDGAVSGVRVVKGFGQEDQETGKLREVGRRLFAGRMRTIRFNARYTPALQAVPALGQVAMLALGGWLAVRGQITLGTFVAFSSYLSQLVGPVRMLAVVLTVGQQARAGAERVLELIDTEPAIQDGTKTLPADAPATVEFDDVSFAYEDGRPVLNGLSFEIRPGETLAVVGSSGSGKSTVSLLMPRFYDVTHGAVLVGGHDVRELTQESLRAAIGLVPEDSFLFSDTVRANIAYGRPDATQEEIEEAARAAQADRFITELPAGYDTKVGEHGLTLSGGQRQRVALARAILTDPRLLVLDDATSAVDARVEHEIHEALKQVMEGRTTLLIAHRRSTLNLADRIAVLDGGRLADIGTHEELQDRSPLYRRLLTDPDELGGVSPGHAQPVAAAEDTSVREELDAEFDAERGVTPHLWTGDREPRDNALAGMPATPELLAQVEALPPATDTPAIDEARAVTPEESYGLRRLLRGFGPPLLVSLGLVAVDAGMSLLLPVLIRHGIDQGVSRMALGAVWAAAALALVTVLAQWSAQIGETRMTGRTGERVLYSLRLKIFAQLQRLGLDYYERELTGRIMTRMTTDVDALSTFLQTGLVTAFVSVVTFFGIMGALLVIDVQLALVVFVTLPPLVVGTFFFRRASVKAYELARERVSAVNADLQESVSGLLILQAFRRERSGSRRFAEGSAGYRAARIRGQWLISVYFPFVQLLSSVAAAAVLMVGAHRVDAGTLTTGALVAYLLYIDLFFAPVQQLSQVFDGYQQATVSLGRIQELLQEPTSTQAAAEPLEVLSLRGDIAFEDVGFAYGDDEEALSGVSLSIPAGQTVAFVGETGAGKSTLVKLVARFYDPTGGRVTVDGTDLRALDITSYRHRLGVVPQEAYLFQGTVRDAIAYGRPGATDAQVEAAARAVGAHDMIATLDGGYLHEVAERGRNLSAGQRQLIALARAELVDPDVLLLDEATAALDLATESLVNQATDRLAGRRTTLVVAHRLTTAARADRVVVMDHGRVTEDGTHDELLLLDGRYAELWRTFVGASEPEEPVGSTA; from the coding sequence GTGGCAGGTCAGCGGGGATGGGCACGGCGACTGGCCGGGTACGCGTGGCGGTACCCGAAGGACGTGCTGCTCGCGCTCGGGTCCGCGCTCGGCGGCATGGCCGTGCTGGCGGTGGTCCCGCTGATCACGAAGGTGATCATCGACGACGTCGTCGGGAACCACACCCGCTCCATGGCCCCCTGGGCGGGCGCGCTGATAGCGGCCGCCGTCGTCGTCTACGTCCTCACCTACATCCGCCGCTACTACGGCGGCCGTCTCGCCCTCGACGTCCAGCACGACCTGCGGACCGAGATGTACGACACGATCACCCGGCTCGACGGACGCCGGCAGGACGAGCTGTCCACCGGACAGGTCGTCGGCCGGGCCACCAGTGACCTCCAGCTGATCCAGGGCCTGCTCTTCATGCTCCCGATGACCATCGGGAACGTGCTCCTCTTCGTGATCTCGCTCGGGATCATGGCCTGGCTCTCCCTGCCGCTCACCCTGGTCGCGCTGGCCGTCGCTCCCGCACTGTGGTTCGTCGCCAAGCGCAGCCGCTCCCGGCTGCACCCCGCCACCTGGTACGCGCAGGCCCAGGCCGCCGCCGTGGCGGGCGTCGTGGACGGCGCCGTCAGCGGTGTCCGTGTGGTCAAGGGCTTCGGCCAGGAGGACCAGGAGACCGGAAAGCTCCGGGAGGTCGGCCGACGGCTCTTCGCCGGACGGATGCGGACCATCCGGTTCAACGCCCGGTACACCCCCGCCCTCCAGGCCGTGCCCGCCCTCGGCCAGGTCGCGATGCTCGCGCTGGGCGGCTGGCTCGCCGTACGGGGGCAGATCACGCTCGGTACGTTCGTGGCGTTCTCCTCGTACCTCTCCCAGCTCGTCGGGCCCGTCCGGATGCTCGCGGTGGTCCTCACCGTCGGACAGCAGGCCCGGGCCGGCGCCGAGCGCGTGCTCGAACTGATCGACACCGAACCGGCCATCCAGGACGGCACCAAGACCCTCCCGGCCGACGCGCCCGCGACCGTCGAGTTCGACGACGTGTCCTTCGCCTACGAAGACGGCCGGCCGGTCCTGAACGGGCTGAGCTTCGAGATCCGGCCCGGCGAGACCCTCGCCGTCGTCGGCTCCTCGGGGTCCGGCAAGTCGACGGTGTCGCTGCTGATGCCCCGCTTCTACGACGTCACGCACGGCGCCGTCCTCGTCGGCGGCCACGACGTCCGCGAGCTCACGCAGGAGTCGCTGCGCGCCGCGATCGGCCTGGTCCCCGAGGACTCCTTCCTCTTCTCCGACACCGTGCGCGCCAACATCGCCTACGGCCGCCCCGACGCCACGCAGGAGGAGATCGAGGAGGCCGCACGGGCCGCGCAGGCCGACCGCTTCATCACCGAGCTGCCCGCCGGCTACGACACCAAGGTCGGCGAGCACGGCCTGACGCTCTCCGGCGGCCAGCGCCAGCGGGTCGCCCTCGCCCGCGCCATCCTCACCGACCCGCGCCTGCTGGTCCTCGACGACGCCACCTCCGCCGTGGACGCCCGCGTCGAGCACGAGATCCACGAGGCGCTGAAGCAGGTCATGGAGGGCCGCACGACCCTGCTGATCGCGCACCGCCGCTCCACCCTCAACCTCGCCGACCGCATCGCCGTCCTCGACGGCGGCCGGCTCGCCGACATCGGCACCCACGAGGAGCTCCAGGACCGCTCCCCGCTGTACCGGCGGCTGCTCACCGACCCGGACGAACTGGGCGGGGTCTCCCCGGGACACGCCCAGCCCGTGGCGGCGGCGGAGGACACCTCGGTACGGGAGGAACTGGACGCCGAGTTCGACGCCGAGCGCGGTGTCACCCCGCATCTGTGGACCGGCGACCGCGAGCCCAGGGACAACGCGCTGGCGGGCATGCCGGCCACACCCGAACTCCTCGCCCAGGTCGAGGCGCTGCCCCCGGCCACCGACACCCCGGCCATCGACGAGGCACGCGCGGTCACGCCCGAGGAGTCGTACGGACTGCGCCGGCTGCTGCGCGGCTTCGGGCCCCCGCTCCTGGTGAGCCTCGGCCTGGTCGCCGTCGACGCCGGTATGAGCCTGCTGCTGCCCGTGCTGATCCGGCACGGCATCGACCAGGGCGTCTCCAGGATGGCCCTCGGCGCGGTCTGGGCCGCGGCGGCCCTGGCGCTGGTCACCGTGCTCGCCCAGTGGTCGGCGCAGATCGGTGAGACACGGATGACGGGACGGACCGGCGAGCGGGTCCTGTACTCGCTCCGCCTGAAGATCTTCGCGCAGCTCCAGCGCCTCGGGCTCGACTACTACGAGCGGGAGCTGACCGGGCGGATCATGACCCGGATGACGACCGACGTCGACGCGCTGTCCACGTTCCTGCAGACCGGCCTGGTCACCGCGTTCGTCTCCGTCGTCACCTTCTTCGGCATCATGGGCGCGCTGCTGGTGATCGACGTCCAGCTCGCGCTGGTCGTGTTCGTGACGCTGCCGCCGCTGGTCGTCGGCACGTTCTTCTTCCGCCGGGCGAGCGTGAAGGCGTACGAACTCGCCCGCGAGCGCGTCTCGGCGGTCAACGCCGACCTCCAGGAGTCGGTCTCGGGGCTGCTGATCCTGCAGGCCTTCCGGCGCGAGCGTTCGGGCAGCCGGCGGTTCGCGGAGGGCAGCGCCGGCTACCGCGCGGCGCGCATCCGCGGACAGTGGCTGATCTCCGTCTACTTCCCCTTCGTGCAGCTGCTGTCGTCGGTCGCGGCGGCCGCGGTGCTGATGGTGGGCGCGCACCGGGTCGACGCCGGGACGCTGACGACCGGCGCGCTGGTCGCCTACCTCCTCTACATCGACCTGTTCTTCGCGCCCGTGCAGCAGCTCTCCCAGGTCTTCGACGGCTACCAGCAGGCGACGGTGTCGCTGGGCCGCATCCAGGAGCTGCTCCAGGAACCGACGTCGACACAGGCCGCCGCCGAGCCGCTGGAGGTGCTCTCACTGCGCGGCGACATCGCCTTCGAGGACGTCGGCTTCGCGTACGGCGACGACGAGGAGGCCCTCAGCGGTGTCTCCCTGAGCATCCCGGCCGGACAGACCGTCGCCTTCGTCGGTGAGACCGGCGCGGGCAAGTCGACGCTGGTGAAGCTGGTCGCCCGCTTCTACGATCCGACGGGCGGGCGGGTCACCGTCGACGGCACCGATCTGCGCGCCCTCGACATCACCTCGTACCGCCACCGGCTCGGGGTGGTCCCGCAGGAGGCGTACCTCTTCCAGGGGACGGTCCGCGACGCCATCGCCTACGGCCGGCCCGGCGCGACCGACGCCCAGGTGGAGGCCGCCGCCCGCGCGGTCGGCGCGCACGACATGATCGCCACGCTGGACGGCGGCTACCTCCACGAGGTCGCCGAGCGCGGCCGCAACCTCTCCGCGGGCCAGCGCCAGCTGATCGCGCTGGCCCGAGCCGAACTCGTCGACCCCGACGTCCTGCTCCTCGACGAGGCCACGGCCGCGCTCGACCTCGCCACGGAGAGCCTGGTCAACCAGGCCACCGACCGGCTCGCGGGCCGTCGTACGACCCTGGTCGTCGCCCACCGGCTGACCACGGCCGCCCGCGCGGACCGGGTCGTGGTCATGGACCACGGCCGGGTCACGGAGGACGGCACGCACGACGAACTGCTCCTGCTCGACGGCCGGTACGCGGAGCTGTGGCGGACCTTCGTGGGGGCGTCGGAGCCGGAGGAGCCGGTCGGCTCCACCGCCTGA
- a CDS encoding serine hydrolase yields the protein MTHRISRRARMLAASLGAGVLVPFAAAAAPASAAAAPQVSCTSAKAGLAAKLQKDITAALKSRAGTVAVGLYDRTTKTTCTLRATSAYDSASVVKVTVLATLLWDAKKHNRYLTSREQTLATAMITKSDNTATSTLWKQLGVTKVKGFLTAAGMTETKPGANGYWGLTQITVRDEQKLLGLLTAKNSVLSDNSRAYELKLMGKVISSQRWGTPAGAPSSVAVHVKNGWLSRSTHGWRVHSVGTFNGAGHDYMITVLTHGNSTMSYGVSTIQGVAKAIHKDLVPATSKSSASVLRYVPTGTPQEASVPAPAS from the coding sequence ATGACTCACCGGATATCCCGGCGCGCCCGGATGCTCGCAGCGAGCCTCGGCGCCGGGGTGCTCGTGCCGTTCGCGGCGGCCGCGGCACCGGCCTCCGCCGCCGCGGCGCCGCAGGTCAGCTGTACGTCCGCCAAGGCGGGCCTGGCCGCCAAACTGCAGAAGGACATCACCGCGGCCCTGAAGAGCCGTGCCGGCACCGTCGCCGTCGGGCTCTACGACCGGACGACGAAGACGACCTGCACCCTGCGTGCCACCTCCGCCTACGACTCCGCCAGCGTGGTCAAGGTCACCGTGCTGGCCACGCTGCTGTGGGACGCGAAGAAGCACAACCGGTATCTGACCAGTCGTGAGCAGACGCTCGCCACGGCCATGATCACCAAGTCGGACAACACCGCGACCAGCACGCTGTGGAAGCAGCTCGGCGTGACCAAGGTGAAAGGTTTCCTCACCGCCGCCGGGATGACCGAGACCAAGCCGGGCGCGAACGGCTACTGGGGTCTCACCCAGATCACCGTGCGCGACGAGCAGAAACTGCTCGGGCTGCTCACCGCCAAGAACTCCGTGCTGAGCGACAACTCCCGCGCGTACGAGCTGAAGCTGATGGGCAAGGTCATCTCCTCGCAGCGCTGGGGCACCCCGGCCGGCGCGCCCTCGTCGGTCGCCGTGCACGTCAAGAACGGCTGGCTGTCGCGCTCCACGCACGGCTGGCGCGTGCACAGTGTCGGCACCTTCAACGGCGCCGGTCACGACTACATGATCACCGTGCTCACTCACGGGAACAGCACCATGAGTTACGGCGTCAGCACCATCCAGGGCGTCGCCAAGGCGATTCACAAGGACCTCGTGCCGGCCACCTCCAAGAGCAGCGCGAGCGTGCTGCGGTACGTGCCCACCGGCACCCCGCAGGAGGCGTCCGTGCCCGCGCCCGCGAGCTGA
- a CDS encoding endonuclease I family protein: MPATTHIRRWKTLALTTSAVLVGLTLPTVTATPASATTTVYDSTYYKNAVGKTGASLKSSLHTIISSQSKISYAAVWNALKVTDQDPNNSNNVILLYSGVSRSKSLNGGDVGDWNREHTWAKSHGDFGEVTGPGTDLHHLRPADVQVNGIRGNLDFDNGGSAVTGGGGSRVDSDSFEPRDADKGDVARMILYMAVRYEGGDGFADLEPDEKVNNGSAPYIGKLSVLKQWNEQDPPSAFEEKRNQVIYDSYQHNRNPFIDHPEWVEAIW; the protein is encoded by the coding sequence ATGCCCGCGACAACGCACATACGCCGCTGGAAGACGCTGGCGCTGACCACATCCGCCGTACTGGTGGGCCTCACCCTGCCGACGGTCACCGCGACTCCCGCGAGCGCCACGACGACCGTGTACGACAGCACGTACTACAAGAACGCGGTCGGCAAGACCGGCGCGAGCCTGAAGTCCTCGCTGCACACCATCATCAGCAGCCAGAGCAAGATCTCGTACGCGGCGGTCTGGAACGCGCTGAAGGTCACCGACCAGGACCCGAACAACAGCAACAACGTCATCCTGCTGTACAGCGGCGTCTCCCGCAGCAAGTCCCTCAACGGCGGCGACGTCGGCGACTGGAACCGTGAGCACACCTGGGCCAAGTCGCACGGCGACTTCGGCGAGGTGACCGGCCCCGGCACCGACCTGCACCATCTGCGTCCCGCGGACGTCCAGGTCAACGGCATCCGCGGCAACCTGGACTTCGACAACGGCGGCAGCGCGGTCACGGGCGGCGGCGGCAGCCGCGTCGACTCCGACTCCTTCGAGCCGCGCGACGCGGACAAGGGGGACGTGGCCCGGATGATCCTCTACATGGCCGTGCGGTACGAGGGGGGCGACGGGTTCGCCGACCTGGAGCCCGACGAGAAGGTCAACAACGGCAGCGCCCCGTACATCGGCAAGCTGTCCGTGCTGAAGCAGTGGAACGAGCAGGACCCGCCGAGCGCCTTCGAGGAGAAGCGCAACCAGGTCATCTACGACAGCTACCAGCACAACCGCAACCCGTTCATCGACCACCCGGAGTGGGTCGAGGCGATCTGGTAG
- a CDS encoding thiamine pyrophosphate-binding protein, with translation MTHDHDLVLRPSAAQTEAALNPPPGRNGGDLVVETLSGLGATTVFGLPGQHALGMFDALRRSSLQYVGLRVENNAGFAADAYGRITGEAAPLLLSTGPGALTSLAALQEAAAASAPVLAISSQIPTAGLGGGRHGYLHELPDQQASFRGVVKSVHTVRTQSQIPSALAAAWESALTAPHGPVWVEIPQDVLLAETSLPMVTPMDATPEDVVPRPELTALAAHLLSSAARPAIIAGGGVVRADASGKLRRLAERLNAPVVTTFGGKGAFPWNHPLSLQSWLEDRHTTDLLEDADVLLVVGSGLGELSSNYHTFKPRGRVIQIEADVGKLESNHPALGIHADARLALSALLETVDERPDPTAPERVRTLLARVGERIAAQELTLEQDVLASVRRALPDGSPSFWDMTILAYWAWSAFDPRRPNTMHSAQGAGGLGYGFPAALGAAAADPTRPVLAVSGDGGALYSIAELATAKQYGLDVTWLIVDDGGYGILREYMTDAFGQATATELARPDYVALAESFGVPGIRTSPGTLEADLSKALATPGPTVVLLPAVLRMFAPTHLDG, from the coding sequence GTGACCCACGACCACGACCTGGTACTCCGTCCGTCGGCGGCGCAGACGGAGGCCGCGCTGAACCCGCCCCCCGGCCGCAACGGCGGGGACCTGGTCGTGGAGACCCTCTCCGGGCTCGGCGCGACCACCGTCTTCGGTCTGCCCGGCCAGCACGCGCTGGGCATGTTCGACGCGCTGCGCCGCTCGTCGCTCCAGTACGTGGGGCTGCGGGTCGAGAACAACGCCGGGTTCGCGGCGGACGCGTACGGCCGGATCACGGGGGAGGCCGCGCCGCTGCTGCTCTCCACCGGCCCGGGAGCGCTGACGTCGCTCGCCGCGCTCCAGGAGGCGGCCGCCGCCTCGGCCCCCGTCCTCGCGATCAGCAGCCAGATCCCGACCGCCGGACTGGGCGGCGGACGCCACGGCTATCTGCACGAACTCCCGGACCAGCAGGCCTCGTTCAGGGGCGTCGTGAAGTCCGTGCACACCGTCCGCACGCAGTCGCAGATCCCCTCCGCCCTCGCGGCGGCCTGGGAGTCGGCGCTGACGGCCCCGCACGGCCCGGTCTGGGTGGAGATCCCGCAGGACGTCCTCCTCGCGGAGACGAGCCTGCCGATGGTGACGCCGATGGACGCGACCCCCGAGGACGTCGTCCCGCGCCCCGAACTGACCGCGCTGGCAGCCCACTTGCTGTCCTCGGCGGCCCGCCCCGCGATCATCGCGGGCGGCGGTGTCGTACGGGCGGACGCCTCCGGCAAGCTGCGCCGGCTCGCCGAGCGGCTGAACGCCCCCGTCGTCACCACCTTCGGCGGCAAGGGCGCCTTCCCCTGGAACCACCCGCTGTCCCTCCAGTCCTGGCTGGAGGACCGGCACACCACCGACCTCCTGGAGGACGCCGACGTCCTGCTCGTGGTGGGCTCCGGCCTCGGTGAACTGTCCTCGAACTACCACACGTTCAAGCCCCGCGGCCGGGTGATCCAGATCGAGGCCGACGTCGGCAAGCTGGAGTCCAACCACCCGGCACTGGGCATCCACGCCGACGCCAGGCTCGCGCTCTCCGCGCTCCTGGAGACGGTCGACGAGCGCCCCGACCCGACGGCGCCGGAGCGTGTGCGCACGCTGCTCGCTCGGGTCGGCGAGCGCATCGCCGCGCAGGAACTCACCCTGGAGCAGGACGTGCTGGCGTCCGTGCGCCGCGCCCTGCCGGACGGCTCCCCGTCCTTCTGGGACATGACCATCCTGGCGTACTGGGCGTGGTCCGCCTTCGACCCCCGCCGGCCCAACACCATGCACTCCGCCCAGGGCGCCGGCGGCCTCGGCTACGGCTTCCCGGCGGCCCTCGGAGCGGCGGCCGCCGACCCCACCCGCCCGGTCCTCGCGGTCTCCGGCGACGGCGGAGCGCTGTACTCGATCGCCGAGCTGGCCACGGCGAAGCAGTACGGCCTCGACGTCACCTGGCTGATCGTCGACGACGGCGGCTACGGCATCCTGCGCGAGTACATGACCGACGCCTTCGGCCAGGCGACGGCGACGGAGCTGGCGCGCCCGGACTACGTGGCCCTCGCCGAGTCCTTCGGTGTCCCGGGGATCCGTACGAGCCCCGGGACCCTCGAAGCGGACCTGTCGAAGGCGCTGGCCACCCCCGGACCGACGGTGGTGCTGCTCCCGGCGGTCCTGCGGATGTTCGCGCCCACGCACCTCGACGGCTGA
- the speB gene encoding agmatinase — protein sequence MSSTDNPAAGGSQPRGPVDSSRVPRYAGPATFARLPRLDEVGTADVAVVGVPFDSGVSYRPGARFGGNAIREASRLLRPYNPAQDASPFALAQVADAGDIAANPFNINEAVETVEAAADELLGTGARLMTLGGDHTIALPLLRSVAKKHGPVALLHFDAHLDTWDTYFGAEYTHGTPFRRAVEEGILDTSALSHVGTRGPLYGKQDLTDDEKMGFGIVTSADIYRRGADEVADQLRQRIGDRPLYISIDIDCLDPAHAPGTGTPEAGGMTSRELLEILRGLSSCHLVSADVVEVAPAYDHAEITAVAASHTAYELTTIMSRQIAQEKAAK from the coding sequence ATGAGCAGCACCGACAACCCGGCAGCAGGCGGCAGCCAGCCGCGCGGCCCCGTCGACTCGTCCCGCGTCCCGCGGTACGCCGGCCCCGCGACCTTCGCCCGGCTGCCCCGCCTCGACGAGGTCGGCACCGCCGACGTCGCCGTGGTCGGCGTGCCGTTCGACTCCGGGGTCTCCTACCGGCCCGGCGCCCGCTTCGGCGGCAACGCGATCCGCGAGGCCTCCCGCCTGCTGCGCCCGTACAACCCGGCGCAGGACGCCTCCCCCTTCGCCCTCGCCCAGGTCGCCGACGCCGGTGACATCGCGGCGAACCCGTTCAACATCAACGAGGCCGTGGAGACGGTCGAGGCGGCGGCCGACGAACTGCTCGGCACGGGCGCCCGCCTGATGACCCTCGGCGGCGACCACACCATCGCGCTGCCCCTGCTGCGCTCCGTGGCGAAGAAGCACGGCCCGGTCGCCCTGCTCCACTTCGACGCGCACCTCGACACCTGGGACACGTACTTCGGCGCCGAGTACACCCACGGCACCCCGTTCCGCCGCGCCGTCGAGGAGGGCATCCTCGACACCTCCGCCCTCTCCCACGTCGGCACCCGCGGCCCGCTGTACGGCAAGCAGGACCTCACCGACGACGAGAAGATGGGCTTCGGCATCGTCACCTCGGCGGACATCTACCGCCGCGGCGCCGACGAGGTCGCCGACCAGCTGCGCCAGCGCATCGGAGACCGCCCGCTCTACATCTCCATCGACATCGACTGCCTCGACCCGGCGCACGCGCCCGGCACCGGGACCCCGGAGGCGGGCGGCATGACCTCCCGCGAGCTCCTGGAGATCCTGCGCGGCCTGTCCTCCTGCCACCTGGTCTCCGCGGACGTGGTCGAGGTCGCGCCCGCCTACGACCACGCCGAGATCACCGCCGTCGCCGCGTCCCACACGGCGTACGAACTGACCACGATCATGTCCCGCCAGATCGCCCAGGAGAAGGCAGCGAAGTGA
- a CDS encoding sodium:solute symporter, which produces MAVDYTVIVVYLAGMLAMGWWGMRRAKSKSDFLVAGRRLGPAMYSGTMAAIVLGGASTIGGVGLGYQYGLSGAWMVFTIGLGLLALSVFFSARIARLKVYTVSEMLDLRYGGRAGVISGVVMWAYTLMLAVTSTIAYATIFDVLFDMNRTLAIVIGGSIVVAYSTLGGMWSITLTDMVQFVVKTIGVLLLLLPIAVVKAGGFSEMKAKLPTEYFDPLGIGGETIFTYVLIYTFGMLIGQDIWQRVFTARSDTTARWGGTVAGTYCLVYAVAGAVIGTAAKVLYPTLPSADAAFATIVKDELPVGVRGLVLAAALAAVMSTSSGALIACATVANNDIWSRLRGAVRPTGEEHDGDHDEVKGNRVFILVMGVAVICTAIALNNVVEALTVAYNLLVGGLLVPILGGLLWKRGTAQGALASVVVGGLAVVGLMAVYGILANEPVYYGLLSSLVVYVIVSLVTPATDPAVLVAWRERLAGRGVPSAEAAEVPA; this is translated from the coding sequence ATGGCCGTCGACTACACAGTGATCGTCGTCTATCTGGCCGGCATGCTGGCCATGGGCTGGTGGGGCATGCGCCGCGCCAAGTCCAAGAGCGACTTCCTCGTCGCGGGACGCCGGCTCGGGCCCGCGATGTACTCCGGGACCATGGCCGCGATCGTGCTGGGAGGCGCCTCCACCATCGGCGGCGTCGGGCTCGGATACCAGTACGGGCTCTCCGGGGCCTGGATGGTGTTCACCATCGGGCTCGGCCTGCTCGCCCTCTCCGTCTTCTTCTCCGCCCGCATCGCCCGGCTGAAGGTCTACACCGTCTCCGAGATGCTGGACCTGCGCTACGGCGGCCGGGCCGGTGTCATCTCCGGCGTCGTCATGTGGGCGTACACCCTGATGCTCGCGGTGACCTCGACCATCGCGTACGCCACGATCTTCGACGTCCTCTTCGACATGAACCGGACGCTCGCGATCGTCATCGGCGGCTCGATCGTCGTCGCGTACTCGACGCTCGGCGGCATGTGGTCGATCACCCTCACCGACATGGTGCAGTTCGTGGTCAAGACCATCGGTGTGCTGCTCCTGCTCCTGCCCATCGCGGTCGTCAAGGCCGGCGGGTTCAGCGAGATGAAGGCCAAGCTGCCCACCGAGTACTTCGATCCGCTGGGCATCGGCGGCGAGACGATCTTCACCTACGTGCTCATCTACACGTTCGGCATGCTCATCGGCCAGGACATCTGGCAGCGCGTGTTCACCGCCCGCAGCGACACCACGGCGCGGTGGGGCGGCACGGTCGCCGGCACCTACTGTCTGGTGTACGCCGTCGCGGGCGCCGTCATCGGCACGGCGGCCAAGGTCCTCTACCCGACGCTGCCCAGCGCCGACGCCGCCTTCGCGACCATCGTCAAGGACGAACTCCCCGTCGGCGTGCGCGGGCTGGTGCTGGCCGCGGCGCTCGCGGCCGTCATGTCGACGTCCTCCGGCGCGCTGATCGCCTGCGCCACCGTCGCCAACAACGACATCTGGTCCCGGCTGCGGGGCGCCGTACGGCCCACGGGCGAGGAGCACGACGGCGACCACGACGAGGTCAAGGGCAACCGGGTCTTCATCCTCGTCATGGGTGTCGCGGTGATCTGCACCGCCATCGCCCTCAACAACGTCGTCGAGGCGCTGACCGTCGCGTACAACCTGCTCGTCGGCGGGCTGCTCGTGCCGATCCTCGGCGGACTGCTGTGGAAGCGCGGGACCGCGCAGGGTGCGCTCGCCTCCGTCGTGGTCGGCGGGCTCGCGGTCGTCGGGCTGATGGCGGTGTACGGCATCCTCGCCAACGAGCCGGTCTACTACGGGCTGCTGTCCTCGCTGGTCGTGTACGTGATCGTGTCCCTGGTCACCCCCGCGACCGATCCGGCGGTGCTGGTCGCTTGGCGCGAGCGGCTGGCCGGGCGTGGGGTGCCTTCGGCGGAGGCGGCGGAGGTACCGGCGTGA